A stretch of the Corythoichthys intestinalis isolate RoL2023-P3 chromosome 22, ASM3026506v1, whole genome shotgun sequence genome encodes the following:
- the ncdn gene encoding neurochondrin isoform X1, which produces MNSSSEAMMADDDTVVVSDLPTAVEEPPDGEEGEEPDPGAGLTDAKRQVLEKCLHALNHAKNDSQTLAALLLITRLCPACQLDKPTLRRIFEAVGLNLPARLLVTAAKGSGDPALPPHELISLGTALLSALSTDPDMASKPQLLATIPLLLDILAREPKHQQTVDGNGDGISDEAVVADCYQVLTAICAQPRGSEHLLNRGAVPVLCQVLEKNQTLSQKMGLPLLVCLLSGKTKDKAWHKHSDVLLTLLVKLSKDFCQSTDQNRLRFCSQLVNVLPPGGVEVEKEILRDAVTRVWGALRPTVQAKLTPRQIGPVLVLSACLLDLCGWELAGPPKFCCLLVNRACVEVRMGLEEPPGTDLSRDLKDTLTGCYRIMEAAIEQACSTPLPSNQKAVSALTLQQSRQVLSVLEEAFSALVYHLQQVDPSRYGDPFLFATFRCLCSWLAEETSCLKEEVTSLLPMLIDYSRSHFLVEKSEAGLGEWMDKMSVEDSQTWTGKEAFRYLLPALCHLSAEEAPRKVLLTLDTPALLVRYLLHGFTTVKGKSGASSMRDPSMETACSVLLNFAVTEPERVGKDQCFRTLENHLSEALPVLVHKPNLLVLAANYCTLGLMIGRLKTTPTGLNESAPRHFLSTALRFLHSALDPALNPGPLKLSPTWEENWDEAAELWRLSLQALASCFRSQAWTAELAREEGWLSNTLGTLARCSALPDQHTQEALEEALCALAGQCRLAKQEIGDVMKGEEKGALGNMRNLKKIVEVK; this is translated from the exons ATGAATTCATCCAG TGAAGCGATGATGGCTGACGATGATACAGTTGTCGTGAGCGATCTGCCTACCGCTGTAGAGGAGCCACCAGATGGAGAAGAAGGTGAAGAACCAGATCCAGGAGCTGGTTTGACGGATGCTAAGAGACAAGTGTTGGAGAAATGCCTCCACGCTCTCAACCATGCTAAGAATGATAGCCAAACTTTGGCTGCACTTCTCTTG ATTACTCGTTTGTGCCCAGCGTGCCAACTGGACAAGCCCACCTTGCGACGCATCTTTGAAGCGGTGGGTCTCAACCTTCCAGCGCGGTTATTGGTGACGGCGGCCAAGGGGAGCGGGGATCCCGCTTTGCCCCCTCATGAGCTCATTTCCTTGGGTACGGCTCTCTTGTCCGCATTGAGCACCGATCCGGACATGGCTTCTAAGCCTCAGCTACTCGCCACGATTCCGCTATTGCTGGATATCTTGGCACGTGAGCCGAAACACCAACAAACAGTGGATGGAAATGGAGACGGTATAAGCGACGAGGCTGTTGTGGCTGACTGCTACCAGGTTCTGACGGCCATCTGCGCCCAACCTAGAGGTTCTGAACACCTGCTAAACCGAGGCGCCGTTCCAGTTCTCTGCCAGGTGTTGGAAAAGAACCAAACCTTAAGCCAGAAAATGGGCTTACCCTTGCTAGTTTGCCTCCTTTCGGGCAAAACCAAAGACAAAGCGTGGCACAAACACTCGGACGTTTTGCTAACTTTGCTAGTTAAGTTGTCCAAAGATTTCTGCCAGTCCACGGACCAAAACAGGCTGCGGTTTTGCTCCCAGTTAGTCAACGTTCTGCCTCCAGGGGGAGTCGAGGTTGAAAAGGAGATTCTTAGGGACGCCGTGACCCGAGTGTGGGGGGCACTTCGACCCACGGTGCAAGCTAAGCTAACACCAAGACAAATTGGGCCAGTTTTGGTCCTCAGCGCTTGTTTGCTCGATTTATGCGGATGGGAGCTAGCCGGACCGCCCAAGTTCTGCTGCTTACTAGTGAACAGAGCTTGCGTGGAGGTCCGGATGGGTTTAGAAGAACCACCTGGAACTGATTTGAGCAGAGATTTGAAGGACACACTCACAGGTTGTTACCGGATCATGGAAGCTGCCATCGAGCAGGCCTGTAGCACACCGCTTCCGTCCAATCAGAAAGCTGTTTCCGCCTTAACTCTACAACAGAGCAGGCAGGTTTTAAGCGTGCTGGAAGAGGCCTTCTCAGCGTTGGTGTACCATCTACAACAG GTGGACCCGAGTCGCTACGGTGACCCGTTTCTCTTCGCGACGTTCCGCTGCCTGTGTTCCTGGCTAGCTGAGGAGACTTCATGTCTGAAGGAAGAAGTGACCTCACTGCTGCCAATGCTCATTGACTACTCGCGCAGTCACTTCCTGGTTGAGAAGTCCGAGGCGGGGCTCGGGGAGTGGATGGACAAAATGTCGGTTGAAGATAGCCAAACGTGGACGGGGAAAGAGGCGTTCAG gtATCTCCTGCCGGCTTTATGTCACCTGTCAGCTGAAGAAGCTCCAAGGAAGGTTCTGCTCACTCTGGATACGCCTGCCTTGCTCGTGCGCTACCTGTTGCACGGGTTTACGACCGTGAAGGGGAAAAGCGGGGCGTCTTCCATGAGGGACCCCAGCATGGAGACGGCATGCTCGGTTCTCCTTAACTTCGCAGTCACGGAGCCTGAAAGAGTTGG GAAGGATCAATGCTTCAGAACATTAGAGAATCACCTAAGTGAAGCTCTTCCGGTTTTGGTGCACAAACCAAACCTGCTTGTCCTCGCAGCCAATTACTGCACTTTGGGTTTGATGATTGGACGACTGAAAACAACTCCGACAG GTTTGAATGAATCTGCTCCTCGCCACTTCCTGTCCACCGCCCTCCGCTTCCTCCACAGCGCTCTGGACCCCGCGCTTAACCCGGGCCCGCTCAAACTGAGCCCCACCTGGGAAGAAAACTGGGACGAAGCGGCCGAGCTCTGGAGGTTGTCCTTACAAGCTCTTGCCAGCTGTTTCCGCTCGCAAGCGTGGACCGCCGAGCTAGCCAGAGAAGAAGGTTGGTTGAGCAACACGTTGGGCACGCTGGCTCGATGCAGCGCGCTACCGGATCAGCACACGCAGGAGGCGCTAGAGGAAGCTCTGTGCGCGTTGGCCGGCCAATGTCGACTTGCAAAACAGGAAATTGGAGATGTCATGAAGGGAGAAGAGAAAGGAGCTTTAGGTAATATGAGGAATTTGAAGAAAATAGTGgaagtaaaatga
- the ncdn gene encoding neurochondrin isoform X2 — protein MMADDDTVVVSDLPTAVEEPPDGEEGEEPDPGAGLTDAKRQVLEKCLHALNHAKNDSQTLAALLLITRLCPACQLDKPTLRRIFEAVGLNLPARLLVTAAKGSGDPALPPHELISLGTALLSALSTDPDMASKPQLLATIPLLLDILAREPKHQQTVDGNGDGISDEAVVADCYQVLTAICAQPRGSEHLLNRGAVPVLCQVLEKNQTLSQKMGLPLLVCLLSGKTKDKAWHKHSDVLLTLLVKLSKDFCQSTDQNRLRFCSQLVNVLPPGGVEVEKEILRDAVTRVWGALRPTVQAKLTPRQIGPVLVLSACLLDLCGWELAGPPKFCCLLVNRACVEVRMGLEEPPGTDLSRDLKDTLTGCYRIMEAAIEQACSTPLPSNQKAVSALTLQQSRQVLSVLEEAFSALVYHLQQVDPSRYGDPFLFATFRCLCSWLAEETSCLKEEVTSLLPMLIDYSRSHFLVEKSEAGLGEWMDKMSVEDSQTWTGKEAFRYLLPALCHLSAEEAPRKVLLTLDTPALLVRYLLHGFTTVKGKSGASSMRDPSMETACSVLLNFAVTEPERVGKDQCFRTLENHLSEALPVLVHKPNLLVLAANYCTLGLMIGRLKTTPTGLNESAPRHFLSTALRFLHSALDPALNPGPLKLSPTWEENWDEAAELWRLSLQALASCFRSQAWTAELAREEGWLSNTLGTLARCSALPDQHTQEALEEALCALAGQCRLAKQEIGDVMKGEEKGALGNMRNLKKIVEVK, from the exons ATGATGGCTGACGATGATACAGTTGTCGTGAGCGATCTGCCTACCGCTGTAGAGGAGCCACCAGATGGAGAAGAAGGTGAAGAACCAGATCCAGGAGCTGGTTTGACGGATGCTAAGAGACAAGTGTTGGAGAAATGCCTCCACGCTCTCAACCATGCTAAGAATGATAGCCAAACTTTGGCTGCACTTCTCTTG ATTACTCGTTTGTGCCCAGCGTGCCAACTGGACAAGCCCACCTTGCGACGCATCTTTGAAGCGGTGGGTCTCAACCTTCCAGCGCGGTTATTGGTGACGGCGGCCAAGGGGAGCGGGGATCCCGCTTTGCCCCCTCATGAGCTCATTTCCTTGGGTACGGCTCTCTTGTCCGCATTGAGCACCGATCCGGACATGGCTTCTAAGCCTCAGCTACTCGCCACGATTCCGCTATTGCTGGATATCTTGGCACGTGAGCCGAAACACCAACAAACAGTGGATGGAAATGGAGACGGTATAAGCGACGAGGCTGTTGTGGCTGACTGCTACCAGGTTCTGACGGCCATCTGCGCCCAACCTAGAGGTTCTGAACACCTGCTAAACCGAGGCGCCGTTCCAGTTCTCTGCCAGGTGTTGGAAAAGAACCAAACCTTAAGCCAGAAAATGGGCTTACCCTTGCTAGTTTGCCTCCTTTCGGGCAAAACCAAAGACAAAGCGTGGCACAAACACTCGGACGTTTTGCTAACTTTGCTAGTTAAGTTGTCCAAAGATTTCTGCCAGTCCACGGACCAAAACAGGCTGCGGTTTTGCTCCCAGTTAGTCAACGTTCTGCCTCCAGGGGGAGTCGAGGTTGAAAAGGAGATTCTTAGGGACGCCGTGACCCGAGTGTGGGGGGCACTTCGACCCACGGTGCAAGCTAAGCTAACACCAAGACAAATTGGGCCAGTTTTGGTCCTCAGCGCTTGTTTGCTCGATTTATGCGGATGGGAGCTAGCCGGACCGCCCAAGTTCTGCTGCTTACTAGTGAACAGAGCTTGCGTGGAGGTCCGGATGGGTTTAGAAGAACCACCTGGAACTGATTTGAGCAGAGATTTGAAGGACACACTCACAGGTTGTTACCGGATCATGGAAGCTGCCATCGAGCAGGCCTGTAGCACACCGCTTCCGTCCAATCAGAAAGCTGTTTCCGCCTTAACTCTACAACAGAGCAGGCAGGTTTTAAGCGTGCTGGAAGAGGCCTTCTCAGCGTTGGTGTACCATCTACAACAG GTGGACCCGAGTCGCTACGGTGACCCGTTTCTCTTCGCGACGTTCCGCTGCCTGTGTTCCTGGCTAGCTGAGGAGACTTCATGTCTGAAGGAAGAAGTGACCTCACTGCTGCCAATGCTCATTGACTACTCGCGCAGTCACTTCCTGGTTGAGAAGTCCGAGGCGGGGCTCGGGGAGTGGATGGACAAAATGTCGGTTGAAGATAGCCAAACGTGGACGGGGAAAGAGGCGTTCAG gtATCTCCTGCCGGCTTTATGTCACCTGTCAGCTGAAGAAGCTCCAAGGAAGGTTCTGCTCACTCTGGATACGCCTGCCTTGCTCGTGCGCTACCTGTTGCACGGGTTTACGACCGTGAAGGGGAAAAGCGGGGCGTCTTCCATGAGGGACCCCAGCATGGAGACGGCATGCTCGGTTCTCCTTAACTTCGCAGTCACGGAGCCTGAAAGAGTTGG GAAGGATCAATGCTTCAGAACATTAGAGAATCACCTAAGTGAAGCTCTTCCGGTTTTGGTGCACAAACCAAACCTGCTTGTCCTCGCAGCCAATTACTGCACTTTGGGTTTGATGATTGGACGACTGAAAACAACTCCGACAG GTTTGAATGAATCTGCTCCTCGCCACTTCCTGTCCACCGCCCTCCGCTTCCTCCACAGCGCTCTGGACCCCGCGCTTAACCCGGGCCCGCTCAAACTGAGCCCCACCTGGGAAGAAAACTGGGACGAAGCGGCCGAGCTCTGGAGGTTGTCCTTACAAGCTCTTGCCAGCTGTTTCCGCTCGCAAGCGTGGACCGCCGAGCTAGCCAGAGAAGAAGGTTGGTTGAGCAACACGTTGGGCACGCTGGCTCGATGCAGCGCGCTACCGGATCAGCACACGCAGGAGGCGCTAGAGGAAGCTCTGTGCGCGTTGGCCGGCCAATGTCGACTTGCAAAACAGGAAATTGGAGATGTCATGAAGGGAGAAGAGAAAGGAGCTTTAGGTAATATGAGGAATTTGAAGAAAATAGTGgaagtaaaatga
- the tfap2e gene encoding transcription factor AP-2-epsilon isoform X1: MLWKARNKTDAMQDRADGLSSSSPSGRLSQLSSLNQAAYSSAPPLCHTPASDFQPPYFPPPYPQSSLSYTQSQDSAYSHLSEPYTSINSIHQHQQAAWHSQRSRSDEAGLLSQTHRALGLDPRRDYAAAAAVPRLLHGLGEGAAALGEGPLGMHLGHHGLDELQGMEEGSALGILDHSVIKKVPIPSKLNGSVLSALSLGKDGLGMGAVSNPAEVFCSVPGRLSLLSSTSKYKVTVGEVQRRLSPPECLNASLLGGVLRRAKSKNGGRCLRERLEKIGLNLPAGRRKAANVTLLTSLVEGEAVHLARDFGYVCETEFPARAAAEYLCRQSEPDQLPTRRSMLLATKEICKEFVDLMSQDRSPLGGSRPTPCLEPSLQGSLTHFSLLTHGFGTPAICAALSAFQSYLMEAVKMLDKGDGGGKSHHDKEMKHRK, encoded by the exons ATGCTGTGGAAGGCCCGGAACAAGACTGATGCCATGCAG GATCGCGCAGACGGCCTAAGCAGCTCGTCTCCGAGCGGTCGCCTCTCGCAGCTATCCAGCCTGAACCAGGCGGCCTACTCGTCGGCGCCCCCGCTCTGCCACACGCCGGCCTCCGACTTCCAGCCGCCCTACTTCCCGCCGCCGTACCCGCAATCGTCGCTTTCCTACACGCAGAGTCAAGACTCGGCCTACTCGCACCTGTCGGAGCCCTACACCTCCATTAACTCCATCCATCAGCACCAACAAGCCGCCTGGCACTCTCAGAGGTCGCGTTCGGACGAGGCGGGGCTGCTGTCGCAAACGCACCGGGCGCTGGGGCTCGACCCCCGGAGGGACTACGCGGCGGCGGCCGCTGTCCCGCGCCTGCTACACGGGCTCGGGGAAGGGGCGGCCGCTCTTGGAGAAGGACCCCTCGGGATGCATTTGGGACATCACGGCCTGGATGAGCTTCAG GGAATGGAAGAAGGATCAGCCTTGGGCATCCTGGACCACTCTGTCATTAAAAAAG TTCCCATCCCATCCAAGCTGAACGGTTCGGTCCTGTCCGCTTTGTCCCTGGGCAAGGACGGGCTAGGCATGGGCGCCGTGTCCAACCCAGCCGAGGTCTTCTGCTCAGTACCGGGTCGCCTGTCGCTGCTCAGCTCCACCTCCAAGTATAAGGTCACCGTCGGGGAAGTGCAGCGGCGACTGTCCCCCCCTGAGTGCCTCAACGCCTCCTTGCTGGGTGGCGTCCTTCGCAG GGCCAAGTCCAAGAATGGTGGGCGCTGTCTGAGAGAGCGTCTGGAGAAGATTGGTCTCAACCTGCCCGCCGGGCGCCGCAAGGCCGCTAACGTCACTCTGCTGACATCTCTAGTGGAGG GCGAGGCCGTCCATCTGGCCAGGGATTTCGGCTACGTGTGCGAGACCGAGTTCCCTGCGAGAGCCGCCGCCGAGTACCTGTGCAGGCAGAGTGAGCCCGACCAGCTCCCCACGCGGCGCAGCATGTTGCTCGCTACTAA GGAGATCTGCAAGGAGTTCGTGGACCTGATGTCCCAGGACCGCtccccgcttgggggcagccgaCCTACCCCGTGCCTGGAGCCCAGCCTTCAAGGCAGCCTCACCCACTTCAGCCTGCTGACCCACGGCTTCGGCACCCCCGCCATCTGCGCCGCGCTCTCCGCTTTCCAGAGCTACCTGATGGAAGCCGTCAAAATGCTGGACAAAGGGGACGGCGGTGGCAAAAGCCACCATGACAAGGAGATGAAACATCGTAAATAG
- the tfap2e gene encoding transcription factor AP-2-epsilon isoform X2 translates to MLIHTYSAMDRADGLSSSSPSGRLSQLSSLNQAAYSSAPPLCHTPASDFQPPYFPPPYPQSSLSYTQSQDSAYSHLSEPYTSINSIHQHQQAAWHSQRSRSDEAGLLSQTHRALGLDPRRDYAAAAAVPRLLHGLGEGAAALGEGPLGMHLGHHGLDELQGMEEGSALGILDHSVIKKVPIPSKLNGSVLSALSLGKDGLGMGAVSNPAEVFCSVPGRLSLLSSTSKYKVTVGEVQRRLSPPECLNASLLGGVLRRAKSKNGGRCLRERLEKIGLNLPAGRRKAANVTLLTSLVEGEAVHLARDFGYVCETEFPARAAAEYLCRQSEPDQLPTRRSMLLATKEICKEFVDLMSQDRSPLGGSRPTPCLEPSLQGSLTHFSLLTHGFGTPAICAALSAFQSYLMEAVKMLDKGDGGGKSHHDKEMKHRK, encoded by the exons ATGTTAATCCACACCTATTCAGCTATG GATCGCGCAGACGGCCTAAGCAGCTCGTCTCCGAGCGGTCGCCTCTCGCAGCTATCCAGCCTGAACCAGGCGGCCTACTCGTCGGCGCCCCCGCTCTGCCACACGCCGGCCTCCGACTTCCAGCCGCCCTACTTCCCGCCGCCGTACCCGCAATCGTCGCTTTCCTACACGCAGAGTCAAGACTCGGCCTACTCGCACCTGTCGGAGCCCTACACCTCCATTAACTCCATCCATCAGCACCAACAAGCCGCCTGGCACTCTCAGAGGTCGCGTTCGGACGAGGCGGGGCTGCTGTCGCAAACGCACCGGGCGCTGGGGCTCGACCCCCGGAGGGACTACGCGGCGGCGGCCGCTGTCCCGCGCCTGCTACACGGGCTCGGGGAAGGGGCGGCCGCTCTTGGAGAAGGACCCCTCGGGATGCATTTGGGACATCACGGCCTGGATGAGCTTCAG GGAATGGAAGAAGGATCAGCCTTGGGCATCCTGGACCACTCTGTCATTAAAAAAG TTCCCATCCCATCCAAGCTGAACGGTTCGGTCCTGTCCGCTTTGTCCCTGGGCAAGGACGGGCTAGGCATGGGCGCCGTGTCCAACCCAGCCGAGGTCTTCTGCTCAGTACCGGGTCGCCTGTCGCTGCTCAGCTCCACCTCCAAGTATAAGGTCACCGTCGGGGAAGTGCAGCGGCGACTGTCCCCCCCTGAGTGCCTCAACGCCTCCTTGCTGGGTGGCGTCCTTCGCAG GGCCAAGTCCAAGAATGGTGGGCGCTGTCTGAGAGAGCGTCTGGAGAAGATTGGTCTCAACCTGCCCGCCGGGCGCCGCAAGGCCGCTAACGTCACTCTGCTGACATCTCTAGTGGAGG GCGAGGCCGTCCATCTGGCCAGGGATTTCGGCTACGTGTGCGAGACCGAGTTCCCTGCGAGAGCCGCCGCCGAGTACCTGTGCAGGCAGAGTGAGCCCGACCAGCTCCCCACGCGGCGCAGCATGTTGCTCGCTACTAA GGAGATCTGCAAGGAGTTCGTGGACCTGATGTCCCAGGACCGCtccccgcttgggggcagccgaCCTACCCCGTGCCTGGAGCCCAGCCTTCAAGGCAGCCTCACCCACTTCAGCCTGCTGACCCACGGCTTCGGCACCCCCGCCATCTGCGCCGCGCTCTCCGCTTTCCAGAGCTACCTGATGGAAGCCGTCAAAATGCTGGACAAAGGGGACGGCGGTGGCAAAAGCCACCATGACAAGGAGATGAAACATCGTAAATAG